One Proteinivorax tanatarense DNA segment encodes these proteins:
- a CDS encoding DNA recombinase, producing MNEVLAEKDTFPVVLKENIAAVVNEDSDKATKSIDEKLATLQKELLRLANSKENYEGVAGEICRPRELKQSVLVENVEHEGKRQRIIEMAEFLGEQPGELEEYDEQLVRRLIEKVTIFEEKFKVEFKSGVECDVKATVIATTRNNCRKNT from the coding sequence ATGAATGAGGTATTGGCTGAAAAAGACACTTTCCCTGTAGTCTTAAAAGAGAACATCGCCGCCGTTGTAAATGAAGATAGCGACAAGGCTACAAAAAGCATTGATGAAAAACTGGCCACTCTTCAAAAAGAATTATTAAGACTGGCCAATTCCAAAGAAAATTATGAGGGTGTAGCGGGTGAGATCTGTCGCCCTAGAGAATTGAAGCAAAGTGTCTTGGTTGAAAATGTAGAGCATGAAGGTAAAAGGCAACGAATTATTGAAATGGCCGAATTCTTAGGTGAGCAGCCAGGAGAATTGGAAGAGTATGATGAGCAACTGGTAAGAAGACTCATTGAGAAAGTGACGATTTTTGAAGAGAAGTTTAAGGTTGAATTTAAGTCAGGTGTTGAGTGTGATGTTAAAGCTACGGTAATTGCTACGACACGAAATAATTGTAGAAAAAACACTTGA
- a CDS encoding ArsR/SmtB family transcription factor: protein MTENTKVTDKGRIVMHEGSRVLIVSSEEDVQVMSSPQRQRIFKLLNMEGVPLHGKEIGDRLGVKPASAHFHLKKLEKIGAVKQSHTEVVNGITARYYEATADYFILDEDFLNEIDDAFTKQKLLLLRKTFDTFRDDFISSLHQIMKEEQTGVQKESKLHLLLDFMVYLSTEDEEMLQKEMQEIFSKYKKPASGKKAHSVLFSINKTEKK, encoded by the coding sequence GTGACAGAAAATACAAAAGTAACAGATAAGGGTAGAATAGTTATGCACGAGGGCAGCAGAGTATTGATAGTATCATCGGAAGAGGATGTTCAAGTTATGTCGTCGCCTCAACGACAGCGTATCTTCAAGCTATTAAATATGGAGGGTGTTCCCTTGCATGGGAAAGAGATTGGCGATCGCTTAGGAGTTAAACCTGCGTCTGCACACTTCCATTTAAAAAAGCTAGAAAAAATTGGAGCAGTCAAACAAAGCCACACTGAGGTAGTTAATGGTATTACTGCTCGATATTACGAGGCGACGGCAGACTATTTTATCTTGGATGAGGATTTTTTAAATGAAATAGATGATGCTTTTACCAAACAAAAACTGCTCCTTCTTCGTAAAACTTTTGATACATTTCGTGATGATTTTATTAGTTCTTTACACCAGATCATGAAGGAAGAGCAGACTGGAGTTCAAAAGGAAAGTAAGCTACATCTGTTACTTGACTTTATGGTGTACTTGTCTACAGAGGATGAAGAAATGCTCCAAAAAGAAATGCAGGAAATTTTTTCTAAGTATAAAAAGCCCGCTTCTGGCAAGAAGGCGCACTCTGTCTTGTTTAGCATTAACAAAACGGAGAAGAAGTAA
- a CDS encoding M23 family metallopeptidase, whose translation MNELTNSIIVDFPLRGEWWACNTPANVIPSHGTDMLGQRYAYDFVMVDWVRKGRPFYHGSSLQYYTLGVTLKECYGWGREVYAHCDGRVITVKDVIIERNRVHLVRDLSIALKNAFLFNPAKHDIQTVVGNYVIIMCGEQIYALFAHLQTDSIEVVEGQYVKKGDILGRVGHSGNSTAPHLHFQLMDSADMSIAKGIPCAFSNYEIFDNGKWLSVKDGVPSNKDRLRLE comes from the coding sequence ATGAATGAACTAACCAATTCAATTATCGTTGATTTCCCGCTAAGAGGAGAGTGGTGGGCGTGCAACACACCAGCAAATGTTATTCCAAGTCATGGTACTGATATGCTGGGTCAACGATACGCGTATGATTTTGTAATGGTGGATTGGGTTCGCAAAGGCAGACCTTTCTATCATGGGAGTAGCCTGCAATACTATACGCTTGGGGTAACACTAAAAGAATGTTATGGTTGGGGGCGAGAAGTATATGCTCACTGTGACGGCAGAGTTATTACTGTAAAAGATGTAATAATTGAACGCAACAGGGTTCACTTGGTAAGAGACTTGTCAATTGCACTAAAAAACGCGTTTTTATTCAATCCTGCTAAACATGATATCCAAACTGTTGTAGGTAATTACGTTATAATTATGTGTGGAGAACAGATTTACGCACTTTTCGCGCACTTGCAGACGGATTCTATTGAAGTGGTGGAAGGACAGTATGTGAAGAAGGGAGATATTTTGGGGCGTGTTGGTCATTCGGGTAATTCCACAGCTCCACATCTTCACTTTCAGTTGATGGACAGTGCAGATATGTCCATTGCTAAAGGAATTCCCTGTGCCTTTAGCAATTATGAGATATTCGATAACGGCAAATGGTTATCGGTAAAGGATGGTGTCCCATCGAACAAAGATAGACTTAGGTTGGAATAA